CATCGGGATGATGCGAGGGGAGAACATGGGCAAGATGGTCGTCACCCTCTGACGGGGTCTCGGCAGGAGCGTGCGCGGCCTCCCGGCGGCTTCGACTCGGCAGGCGGGCAGAGTCAGCCGGGGGGTGGCGCCAGCCGGGGCAGAGCAGCCTGGCTCGGCAGCGATCTCGCACGGCCGCCGCCAGCCTGCGCGGTCGGCAAGGCATCGGGGCAGGCCAGCCGGACTGAGGGCCTGCGCCGTCGCAGCCGCCGGGCCGACGGCGCGGGGCTGCACAGGGAGTCGCCCCGCCGAACCGGGCCGATCGGCTCGACGCCTCGCATTCGGTCACTCCCCGGAGGACGGAACGCTGCCTCCGGTCGCGGGCCCGGCCGTCTCCGTCTCGGGCGCCCAGACGTGCCATCCGTCGTCGTAGTGCGGGCATCGGCGGGCTACCAGGCAGCCGTCGGCGACCCGGACCAGCGCATTGGCGGTGCCCTCGTCGAGCAGGGCCCGGTGCGAGCACGGTTCGCATCGGTCCGCCTCGCTGTACATCGTCATCCCGCTCTCCTCCCAGTGGCGAGTAGGCATCTCGGTGTCGCCGCACGCCTGCGGCGGCCGGGCCCGACGGGCAGGTCCGGATACACGCCCCAGGGTGCGGCGTCCCAGCTCGTCCGGCAATGCCCTCCGACGAGCCTCGACGGGCACCGATCGTAGCCACCCGATCACCTCGCGAGACCGGATCTCGGCCTGGGCGGGTCCACGACCACCGAACATGAGTTCGTTTTGACTTCCTGTTGTGTTTTTGCAACATTGTGTTGCGTGAGCCCAGTCCGTAGGGGGAAAGACCTGCCGATCTTCAATCGGATTCAGGTGCTTCGGACCGAACGGGGGTTGTCGAGAGTGACGTTGGCGAAGGCGGTCGAGGTGAATCCACAGACGATCGGGGCGTTAGAACGCGGGGATCACTACCCGAGCCTCGACCTCGCCCTGCGAATCTGCGAGGTCTTCGGGCTGCCCGTCGAGGCGGTGTTCAGTCGAACCCCGTTCGCCCCCTTGTCCGAGGAGCTCTACGGCAGGCGGGGCGAGACGTGAACCGGCAGGAGACGCTCCGGCAGCGCTATCGCGAGATCCGCGTCGGCGCGCATCAACGCCGCCTGGAGCGGCTGGACCGCACGCTGCCCGCCTGGCGCGATCGAGCCCACCGCAGGCCGCTGGTGGTGACCTGCGGAGCCACCGCCGTCGCAGGCGTGCTGGTCACCGTGACCTCAGGCGGCGAACCGAGCTGGCGTCAGCTGCTCTGGCTCGGGTTGGTGGTCCTCTGGATCGCGCAGTGGATCCTGTTGCGTGTCGTCACCAGAGGCATCTCCGAATCCAGCACGCTGGTGCTCGACGAACGAGAGAGCGCCCTGCGGGACAGAGCGACCCGGTACGGCTTCATCACCGCGATGACTCTCAACGGGGCGGTCTGTGGAGCACTGGGTTCGCTGGGCGCCCAGCAGGTCACTGCGGCACACCTGGCCGTGGTGATCGCCTCGGTCACCCTGTTCTGCGGCACGGTCCCCGTCGGCGTGCTGGCCTGGACCCTGCCCGACGACGACCCGGCGGACCTGCTCGACGAGGTCGAGGAGGCGGGCGGCGCCGCGGCCACGCCTCGGCAGGCAGGCTCGACCACCGCAGTCACCGCAGAGAGCGCGGAGAACGCGCCCACCGCCCAGACTGTCCCCACCGCAGAGGCCCCACCACAGACACCGGAGTCGACCCGAGACCAGAACTTCCACCGCGAGGCTTCCACCGACGAGGCCGCCCACGGTGTGGAGCCCCGCGTCGCCCGCTTCGGCGACGCAGAACAGAGAACACCGCACGACAGAAATGGGGGAGGACGACAGTGAACGAGTCCACCTTAGAGATCGACCGGCTGAGCAAACGCTACGGCGAACTGGTCGCGCTGAACGAGATGACCTTCGAGGTCCGGTCCGGAGAGCTCTTCGGGTTCGTCGGCAGCAACGGTGCGGGCAAGACGACCACGATGCGCATCGCCATGGGGGTGCTCGCCACCGACTCCGGCGAGGTCCGCTGGCAGGGCCACGCCGTCGACTTCGACACCCGCCGCAAGATCGGCTACATGCCCTCCGAACGTGGGCTCTACCCGAAGATGAAGGTGCACGACCAGCTCGTGTACCTGGGTGAGCTGCACGGGATGGCCACGGCCGACGCACGTCGGGCCGCCGACGAGTGGACGGAGCGGCTCGGCCTCGCCGAACGCCGCAAGGACGAGGTGCAGAAGCTCAGCCTGGGCAATCAGCAGCGCGTGCAGCTCGCCGCCGCACTCGTCCACGACCCCGAGGTGCTCATCCTGGACGAGCCGTTCTCCGGGCTGGACCCGATGGCCGTCGACGTGATGAGCAGCGTGCTGCGCGAGAAGGCATCGGCAGGAGCGCCGGTGATCTTCTCCAGCCACCAGCTCGAACTCGTCGAGCGGTTCTGCGACCGCGTCGGCATCATCCGGTCGGGCGAGATGGTGGCCTGCGGCACCGTCGACGAGCTGCGCGGTGACGCGGCGCTGCGCATCCGGATCGACGTCCCCTCGGCGCAGCCGGGGTGGACCGACGCGATCTCGGGCGTGCGAGTCGTCGAGCAGACCGGCTCCGCCTACCTGGTCGAGCTGTCCCACGGCGTCGACGACCAGCAGCTGCTCGCCGCGGCGTTGGCGACCGGGCCGGTCCGCGAGTTCTCCCCCCACCGCCCCGCCCTCACCGAACTGTTCCGCAACGTCGTCAGTCAGGAGGTGGCGCAGTGAGCGCCCCGACTCCCTCCCGCAGCCGGGCGGTCAGCCCCACGAAGGCGATCATGCTGGTGGCCAAGCGGGAGATCGACACCCGACTGAAGTCGAAGAGCTTCGTGTTCGGCACGCTCGGCCTCGTCGCAGCCATCGCGCTCTACATCGCCATGATGACCTTCATCGGCGGCCGTGACAGCTCGACGTCCATCGGGCTCACCGGCGAGATGACCGCGATCTCGGCGGAGCTGTCCGCGTCGGGCGAGGCGCTCGGCGAGGACCTGGTCGTCACTGAGGTGCCCGACGCCGCCACCGGCGAGCAGCAGGTGCGCGACGAGGAGCTGGACGTCCTGGTCGGCGGCACTCCAGCCGAACCCCAGGTGACGGTGAAGACCGGCCTCCCCGACACCGTCGAGGTCCTGTTGTCCGGCATCGCCCAGCAGGCGGCGCTGAACGCCCAGCTGACCGCAGGCGGGCTCGATCCGGCGCAGGTCCAGCAGGAGGTCGCGGCGGCGGCGCAGGTCCAGATCACGCACCTCGACGAGGCCAACCCCCAGCAGGTCGAGCAGCTCTTCATCGGCATCGCGACCTGCTTCCTGCTCTACATGTCGATGATGATGTACGGCTCCTACGTGGCGCAGGGCGTCGTGGAGGAGAAGTCGAGCAGGGTCGTCGAGCTGCTGCTCGCCACCATCCGGCCCTACCAGCTGATGCTCGGCAAGGTCGTCGGCATCGGGGCGGTCGGGCTCGTACAGCTGCTGTCCATCGCGATCATCGGCGTCGGCGGCGCCGTGGCGGCGGGACTGCTGACGGTGCCGACGGCGGCGTTGAGCGCCGCGGTGTCCGGCCTGCTGTGGTACCTGCTCGGCTTCTTCCTGTTGGCCACCTTGGCGGCGGCCTCCGGGGCGCTGGTCTCCCGGCAGGAGGACGTGCAGTCGGTGATGATGCCGATGATGATGCTGGTCCTCATCCCGTTCATCCTGACCTTCACGCTGCTGGTCGGTGATCCGGAGAACGAGACGGGCGAATGGCTGTCGCTGCTGCCGTTCTTCTCGCCGTTCATGATGCCGGTCCGGATCGCGACCTCGGTGGTGCCGATCTGGCAGATCGGCGTGGCCGTCGTCCTCAGCCTCGTGGCGGCCGCGGTGCTGCTGGCGCTGGCGTCGCGGATCTACTCGAACGCCGTGCTGCGCACCGGCAGCCGGGTGAAGCTGAAGGACGCGCTGAGCAAGGCCTGATCCCACGCCGCAGACCGACTCGGCCCCGCTCTCGACTCGTGGAGCGGGGCCGAGTCCCGTCTCGGCAGCGGTCCGTCAGCGACCGCTGATCTCGCCGAAGCGGCGCAGCGCCTCCTGCCGTTCCTCGCCGTGATCGACCATCCGCTCCGGATAGTCGGCGGGCGCGTCCTCCCCTGCCTTCCACGGTTCGTGCACCGCCTTGCCTGCGATCCCCCGCAGTTCCGGGACGTGCCTGCGCACGTAGTCGCCGTCCGGGTCGAAGCGCCGCCCCTGTGTCACGGGGTTGAACACCCGGAAGTACGGCGCCGAGTCGGTGCCGCTGCCCGCGACCCACTGCCAGTTATGCTGATTCGACGCCAGGTCGCCGTCCACCAGCGCCGTCATGAAGTGCCGCGCACCCCACCACCAGGGCAGGTGCAGGTCCTTGACCAGGAAACTCGCCGCGACCATCCGCACCCGGTTGTGCATCCAGCCCTCGCGGGCCAGCTGTCGCATCCCGGCGTCGACGAAGGGGAAGCCGGTCCGTCCGGTTCGCCACCGTTCGAAGCGCTCGTCCGCGTCCGGACCCGTGTCGTAGGAGATCCGGTCGAAGCGCCGGTCGAGGTTCTGCCGCGCCGACTCCGGCTGATGCCACAGCACGTCGGCGAGGAAGTCCCGCCAAGCCAGTTCACGTCGGAAGGCCGTCGCGCCTTCTCCTCGATCGCCTGCCAGGTCGGCGAGCAGGGTGCGCGGGTGGACACAGCCCCAGTGCAGATAGGTCGAGAGCCTGCTGGTGCCGTCGGCCGAGGGCCGATCCCTGCCTTCCGCGTAGTCGGCGAGTCGCTCGTCGCGGAAGGACGCCCAGCGGTCCAGCCCGGCCCGCTCCCCCGCTGCGGGCAGTCGGACCTCGCCGAGGTCGTCGTCAGCGGGCACGGGCACCGCCGTCGGGCCGCCGCGAAGCGTGCCGGGGTCGATCCAGTCGATCGTCGAGGGATCACTCGCCGAGGGCTGCCGCCACCCGTGTTCACCCCAGGCCCGGCGGAACGGTGTGAAGACGCGATAGGGGGTGCCGTCCGGCTTGCGCACTCGGCCTGGCGAGACCGCGTAGGCGGTCCCGGTGCCGATCAGCTCCACGCCCTGTCCGGCAAGCCGTCGCTGCACCGCGTCGTCCCGACGTCGTCCGTACGGGCCGGTGTCGGTGGTGACGTGCACGGTGCGGGCGGACACCGCCTCGGCTGCGGCCGCGACCGCCTCGACCGGATCACCGTGCACGATGAGCAGTCGTCCGTCGAGCTGCTCGGCCAGCGCCCGCAGACAGCGGAAGAGGAAGGTGCGACGCGGGGCGCCCGCAGGCCCGAGCAGCCGATCATCGAGGACGAACAGGGCCAGCACCCGGCCTGCCCGTTCCCCGGCCGCCGCCATCGCAGGCTGATCCCCGCAGCGCAGGTCACGCCGAAACCACAGCACGCTCGTGTCGTCCCAAACCATGCTCGCGACGCTAGCCGCAGAGCATCGCCTGCGCAGCGGTGTCGTCGGCGGCGATCCGGCACCACCGGCACAGGAACCGGCCGACACACCACGAAGGGCACCCCTGCGGAGTGCCCTTCGTGACGGTGCCTGCGGTGCGGCGGATCAGCGCTCGGTGAGCGGGATGAAGTCCCGGTCGGTCGCGCCGGTGTACACCTGCCGAGGCCTGCCGATCTTGCGGGCCGGGTCCTCGATCATCTCCCGCCACTGTGCGATCCAGCCGGGCAGCCTGCCCAGCGCGAACAACACGGTGAACATCCTGGTCGGGAAGCCCATCGCCTTGTAGATCAGACCCGTGTAGAAGTCGACGTTCGGGTAGAGCCTGCGCTCCACGAAGTAGTCGTCGGACAGGGCCCGCTCTTCGAGCTTGAGCGCGATGTCGAGCAGCGGGTCGTCGACGCCAAGCCTGCCGAGCACCTCGTCGGCCGTCTTCTTGACGATGGCCGCGCGAGGGTCGTAGTTCTTGTAGACCCGGTGACCGAAGCCCATCAGCTTGACGCCGTCGGCCTTGTTCTTGACCTTGTCCACGAAGCTCTCGACGTTGCCGCCGTCGGCACGAATGCCGTCGAGCATCTCCAGGACGGCCTGGTTCGCCCCGCCGTGCAGCGGCCCGAACAGGGCGTTGATGCCCGCCGAGACGCTGGCGAACAGGTTCGCCTCCGACGAGCCCACCATCCGCACGGTCGCCGTCGAGCAGTTCTGCTCGTGGTCGGCGTGCAGGATGAACAGCAGGTCGAGGGCGCGGATGAGCGCCGGGTCGACCTCGTAGGGCTCTGCGGGCAGACCGAAGGTCATCCGCAGGAAGTTCTCCACCAGCCCGTGCGAGTTGTCCGGGTACAGGAACGGCTGTCCCACGGACTTCTTGTACGCGTAGGCCGCGATGGTGGGGAGCTTCGCCATCAGGCGAATCGTCGACATCTCGACCTGATGGGGATCGAGCGGGTTGAGGCTGTCCTGGTAGAACGTGGACAGCGCCGAGACCGCCGAGGAGAGCACCGGCATCGGGTGCGCATCGCGGGGGAACCCGTCGAAGAACCGTTTCAGGTCCTCGTGCAGCAGCGTGTGCCGCTGGATCTTGTCGGTGAAATCGTCGAGCTGGGCCTGGGTGGGCAGCTCACCGTAGATCAGCAGGTAGCTGACCTCGATGAAGTTCGACCGCTGCGCGAGCTGCTCGATCGGATATCCCCGGTAGCGGAGGATGCCTGCGTCACCATCGATGTAGGTGATGGTGGAGGAACAGGCCGCGGTGTTGACGAAGCCCGAGTCGAGCGTCACCAACCCCGTCTTCGCGAGCAACTTGCCGAGATCGATACCAGACGCCCCGTCGGTGGCGGGCACGACTGACATCTCATGGTCGCCGCCCTTGTGGCGCAGCGCGACGGAACGGTGAGCATTCGCGTCGTCGGGCATACTGGTCCCTCTCAACACTCGGACGAGACAACGCTCACCGTGCTAGTCGCACTACGCCACCGCAAGCCGAATCGGCTGCCCACAGCTGAAACGTCAGCACCGCCTCGTCGGGGTCCTGTCTCTCGCCACGCTAGTCCTCGGAATGGCCGCCGCCTACCCATCGCGTTAGCCGGCAGGCCCAGTTGGGATCACAATCACAGATTGGGGAGAGGCTCAGCTCACAATTGAGCCCGCTGAGGCCGCTCCGCCCGCCCGCGCGGTCTCCGGCGAGCGGACACCCCCGACCGACGGTTGCGCTACGGAGTCGGCGACTACTCCATCAGACGGATGCCTACGGCGGTCGAACGGCCGGACCCCGGCACCAGGACGGGGTGCAGCATCGGAGGCGTCCGCGAAGATCACCCGGAACGGAATGAGACGGACATCACACACAGTGATCGTTTCCGGCCGCTGGGCCGTCCGGGGTAGCACGACGGCGGAGACACCGAAGGCATAGATTCTTCACATTTCGACCCCGATCGGGCCGGATGAAGTGTCGATCCGTTCCCATTCTCGTGCCGGGACGATAAAGAAACCCGGATGCGGGCACTGATCGAGGACACGGAAAGTGACAATTTCCGGTGCCCTCGATCAGAAGATGTTCGGCCGCCCGCGAATAGTCGGCTCACCAGTCACCGAGGGCATCCGAAACCGAGGATGAGGTCATCGTCGGCGCCTGGACCGAATATCCGGGGACGACCAGGATCAATCGATTCGGCAGGCGCCATGCCGAACTCATCCCGTAGACCACCCCGCCAGTTCGGCGGCCCAGGGCGGTTCGGCGCCCTGCCGAGAACAGGTCAGGGCCGAGGCGGCCGCAGCGAACGACAGGCAGTCGGTCCAGCCGCCCTCGTCGAGGCCCGCGAGACCGGCCGGGGTCACGGCGCCGTGCCGATGCAGCCACGCCAGCACCGCGCCGGAGACGGTGTCGCCCGCGCCGATGGTGTCCACGACGGTGACCGGGACGCCCGGCACCTCGACGAGGCGGCCGCCGGAGAACAGGACCAGCAGGCCGTCGGCGCCTCTGGTCAGGATCACGGCGGCGGGCCCGGCCTCCTGCCATCGACGGGCCGCCGCCAGCACCCGAGGATCGACGCCGAGCGACTCCTGGGCACCGTCGACGCCGTGCGTCACCTCGGCAGGCTCGGACAGCGGGGCAGGCTCTCCTGGCTCGACGTCGGCCAGCCAGGCCGCGTCGTCGTCGGAGAGCTTGAGTACGCCGACGTCGGGCAGCCAGGACAGGAACCGGCTGCGATACGCCGCCGCGTCGGGGATGAGCGCGGCCCGGATGTTCGGGTCGAGCATCGTCAGCGTGCCGCGTCGCACCGCCCGCCGCAGCAGCGACTCGTACCGGCTCGCCCCCGGCTCCAGAACCATGCCCAGGGTCCCGAGGCACAGGGCGGTCACCTCGGCAGGCAGGGTGGCGGGCTCCTCGACCAGCCGATCGGCCGTCGCGGCGACATGGAAGGTGTACCGGGCCGAGCCGCCGCCGTCGAGGTCGACGACGGCGAGACTCGTCGGCTCCTGACCTCGCTGCACCAGTGTGACGTCCACCCCGGAGGCCGTGAGCCTGGCAAGCAGCGCCCGACCGAAGGAGTCGGTGGAGATCCGCGACAGGAAGCCCGTCGGCACACCGAGCCTGCCCGCCGCCATCGCCACGTTGAACGGGCCGCCCCCGAGCCGGGGCGACAGCGAAGCGAGATCGTCCTCGCAGGCTCGCCGATCCGCCGACTGCTCCGGAACGAGGTCGACCAGCGCTTCGCCGCCCACCAGGATCATCCGTACTCCTCATCGACAAGGTCACCGCCTCAGAGCCTGTCTTCAATCCCCACTGTCCTGTTGCGCGGGGCCAGCGCGGCGACGGAGGGGGATCAAAGACAGACTTTCAGACCGGCGTCGCCCTGACCTATCAGACCCGAGGCCGCGTGGGCAAGACGTCGATCGCCATCCTCGGCGGTCGACGGGAGCAGGTGCGAGGCCTCAGCCCTCGCGATAGAACGGATC
The Actinoalloteichus fjordicus DNA segment above includes these coding regions:
- a CDS encoding carbohydrate kinase family protein, with amino-acid sequence MILVGGEALVDLVPEQSADRRACEDDLASLSPRLGGGPFNVAMAAGRLGVPTGFLSRISTDSFGRALLARLTASGVDVTLVQRGQEPTSLAVVDLDGGGSARYTFHVAATADRLVEEPATLPAEVTALCLGTLGMVLEPGASRYESLLRRAVRRGTLTMLDPNIRAALIPDAAAYRSRFLSWLPDVGVLKLSDDDAAWLADVEPGEPAPLSEPAEVTHGVDGAQESLGVDPRVLAAARRWQEAGPAAVILTRGADGLLVLFSGGRLVEVPGVPVTVVDTIGAGDTVSGAVLAWLHRHGAVTPAGLAGLDEGGWTDCLSFAAAASALTCSRQGAEPPWAAELAGWSTG
- a CDS encoding citrate synthase, whose product is MPDDANAHRSVALRHKGGDHEMSVVPATDGASGIDLGKLLAKTGLVTLDSGFVNTAACSSTITYIDGDAGILRYRGYPIEQLAQRSNFIEVSYLLIYGELPTQAQLDDFTDKIQRHTLLHEDLKRFFDGFPRDAHPMPVLSSAVSALSTFYQDSLNPLDPHQVEMSTIRLMAKLPTIAAYAYKKSVGQPFLYPDNSHGLVENFLRMTFGLPAEPYEVDPALIRALDLLFILHADHEQNCSTATVRMVGSSEANLFASVSAGINALFGPLHGGANQAVLEMLDGIRADGGNVESFVDKVKNKADGVKLMGFGHRVYKNYDPRAAIVKKTADEVLGRLGVDDPLLDIALKLEERALSDDYFVERRLYPNVDFYTGLIYKAMGFPTRMFTVLFALGRLPGWIAQWREMIEDPARKIGRPRQVYTGATDRDFIPLTER
- a CDS encoding ABC transporter ATP-binding protein, which codes for MNESTLEIDRLSKRYGELVALNEMTFEVRSGELFGFVGSNGAGKTTTMRIAMGVLATDSGEVRWQGHAVDFDTRRKIGYMPSERGLYPKMKVHDQLVYLGELHGMATADARRAADEWTERLGLAERRKDEVQKLSLGNQQRVQLAAALVHDPEVLILDEPFSGLDPMAVDVMSSVLREKASAGAPVIFSSHQLELVERFCDRVGIIRSGEMVACGTVDELRGDAALRIRIDVPSAQPGWTDAISGVRVVEQTGSAYLVELSHGVDDQQLLAAALATGPVREFSPHRPALTELFRNVVSQEVAQ
- a CDS encoding cryptochrome/photolyase family protein; its protein translation is MVWDDTSVLWFRRDLRCGDQPAMAAAGERAGRVLALFVLDDRLLGPAGAPRRTFLFRCLRALAEQLDGRLLIVHGDPVEAVAAAAEAVSARTVHVTTDTGPYGRRRDDAVQRRLAGQGVELIGTGTAYAVSPGRVRKPDGTPYRVFTPFRRAWGEHGWRQPSASDPSTIDWIDPGTLRGGPTAVPVPADDDLGEVRLPAAGERAGLDRWASFRDERLADYAEGRDRPSADGTSRLSTYLHWGCVHPRTLLADLAGDRGEGATAFRRELAWRDFLADVLWHQPESARQNLDRRFDRISYDTGPDADERFERWRTGRTGFPFVDAGMRQLAREGWMHNRVRMVAASFLVKDLHLPWWWGARHFMTALVDGDLASNQHNWQWVAGSGTDSAPYFRVFNPVTQGRRFDPDGDYVRRHVPELRGIAGKAVHEPWKAGEDAPADYPERMVDHGEERQEALRRFGEISGR
- a CDS encoding helix-turn-helix transcriptional regulator, whose product is MSPVRRGKDLPIFNRIQVLRTERGLSRVTLAKAVEVNPQTIGALERGDHYPSLDLALRICEVFGLPVEAVFSRTPFAPLSEELYGRRGET
- a CDS encoding ABC transporter permease, with the translated sequence MSAPTPSRSRAVSPTKAIMLVAKREIDTRLKSKSFVFGTLGLVAAIALYIAMMTFIGGRDSSTSIGLTGEMTAISAELSASGEALGEDLVVTEVPDAATGEQQVRDEELDVLVGGTPAEPQVTVKTGLPDTVEVLLSGIAQQAALNAQLTAGGLDPAQVQQEVAAAAQVQITHLDEANPQQVEQLFIGIATCFLLYMSMMMYGSYVAQGVVEEKSSRVVELLLATIRPYQLMLGKVVGIGAVGLVQLLSIAIIGVGGAVAAGLLTVPTAALSAAVSGLLWYLLGFFLLATLAAASGALVSRQEDVQSVMMPMMMLVLIPFILTFTLLVGDPENETGEWLSLLPFFSPFMMPVRIATSVVPIWQIGVAVVLSLVAAAVLLALASRIYSNAVLRTGSRVKLKDALSKA